TGCCAGCCTCCAGCGTGTCGAGAATCTCGAAATTGAAGCGCGCTTTACGGTTTTCCGCGATGATTTTGCGAACCGTTATCGGTTTTGAGGCAGTTTTTGGCTTGTTCATGCAATTTATATGGGATTCCTGATGTTCTTTCGCAATTCCGGACGAAAAACCGTTTCACACTTTTCCTGGAATTGCTCTAATTCACCAGACCGGCGTGCCGCATCGCCTGATCGATACGATCGGCGGTTTGGGCCTCGACCTGTACCATCGGCGAACGGAGCGCATTCTGCATCTTGCCAAGTTTCGCCAGCGCATATTTCGGCCCGGAGGGGTTCGGTTCAAGGAACAGCGCCTTGTGCAACGGCATCAATTTATCTTGCAATACCAATGCCTTGTCGTATTCACCGGCCAGCGTCGCCGCCTGGAATTCCGCGCAAAGCCGCGGCGCGACGTTCGACGTCACCGAAATACAACCATGGCCGCCATGGGCGTTGAAGCCGAGCGCCGTCGCATCCTCGCCGGAGAGCTGGATGAAATCCGTGCCGCAGGTGATGCGCTGTTCCGAGACACGCTCGATCTTGCCAGTCGCGTCCTTGACGCCAGCTATGTTCTTGAAATCATTGGCAAGTTGACCCATCGTCTCCGGCGTCATATCGATGATCGACCGCCCCGGAATGTTATAGATGATGATCGGCAGCGACACGGCTTCGGCGATCGCCTTGTAATGGGCGTAGAGGCCGCGCTGGCTCGGCTTGTTGTAATAGGGCGTGACGACGAGAATGGCATCGGCACCGGCTTTTTCGGAAAACTCAGCCAATTCAATGGCTTCACGCGTATTGTTGGAGCCCGCGCCCGCAATCACCGGCACGCGCCCGGCGGCTTCCTCGATGCAAACCTCGACGACGCGCTTGTGCTCCGCATGGGAGAGCGTCGGCGATTCGCCGGTGGTGCCGACAGGGACCAACCCATTGGTTCCATTGTCTATTTGCCAGGAAACGAAGCCACGAAAGGCTTTCTCGTCGAACGCGCCGTCCTGATAGAAGGGCGTGACGAGAGCGGTGATTGAGCCTTTCAGCATGGGAAACTCCAGATAATAATGATCAGCCCCGCGACCCTACCCGGTCATGAGGTGGCGCACCATAGTCGCGCGGGCTTTTGGTTACAAGTTCCTTTTGGTGATGGAAATCATCAACTTGAGACAACTAAAATTCCCGCCCCGGTTGAAATTCTTGCAG
This is a stretch of genomic DNA from Phyllobacterium zundukense. It encodes these proteins:
- the dapA gene encoding 4-hydroxy-tetrahydrodipicolinate synthase: MLKGSITALVTPFYQDGAFDEKAFRGFVSWQIDNGTNGLVPVGTTGESPTLSHAEHKRVVEVCIEEAAGRVPVIAGAGSNNTREAIELAEFSEKAGADAILVVTPYYNKPSQRGLYAHYKAIAEAVSLPIIIYNIPGRSIIDMTPETMGQLANDFKNIAGVKDATGKIERVSEQRITCGTDFIQLSGEDATALGFNAHGGHGCISVTSNVAPRLCAEFQAATLAGEYDKALVLQDKLMPLHKALFLEPNPSGPKYALAKLGKMQNALRSPMVQVEAQTADRIDQAMRHAGLVN